In Xiphophorus couchianus chromosome 24, X_couchianus-1.0, whole genome shotgun sequence, a single genomic region encodes these proteins:
- the LOC114140589 gene encoding tubulin alpha chain-like — MRECISMHVGQAGAQMGNACWELYCLEHGIQPDGQMPSDKTIGGGDDSFNTFFSETGSGKHVPRAIFVDLEPTVIDEVRTGTYRQLFHPEQLITGKEDAANNYARGHYTVGKEIIDLVLDRTRKLADQCTGLQGFLIFHSFGGGTGSGFTSLLMERLSVDYGKKSKLEFAVYPAPQVSTAVVEPYNSILTTHTTLEHSDCAFMVDNEAIYDICRRNLDIERPSYTNLNRLIGQIVSSITASLRFDGALNVDLTEFQTNLVPYPRIHFPLATYAPVISAEKAYHEQLSVADITNACFEPANQMVKCDPRHGKYMACCLLYRGDVVPKDVNSAIATIKTKRSIQFVDWCPTGFKVGINYQPPTVVPGGDLAKVQRAVCMLSNTTAIAEAWARLDHKFDLMYAKRAFVHWYVGEGMEEGEFSEAREDMAALEKDYEEVGTDSVGDEDEGEEY; from the exons ATG CGTGAGTGTATTTCTATGCATGTGGGCCAGGCCGGAGCCCAGATGGGCAATGCATGCTGGGAGCTCTACTGCCTGGAGCACGGCATCCAGCCGGACGGCCAGATGCCCAGTGACAAGACGATCGGAGGGGGAGACGACTCCTTTAACACGTTCTTCAGTGAGACGGGGTCTGGGAAGCACGTCCCCAGAGCCATCTTTGTGGATCTGGAGCCCACCGTGATTG ATGAAGTCCGTACAGGAACTTATCGGCAGCTCTTCCATCCTGAACAGCTGATCACCGGCAAGGAGGACGCAGCCAACAACTACGCCAGGGGCCACTACACGGTCGGCAAGGAGATCATCGACCTGGTTCTGGACAGGACGCGCAAACTG GCTGACCAGTGCACCGGTCTGCAGGGCTTCCTGATCTTCCACTCATTCGGTGGAGGAACCGGCTCCGGCTTCACCTCTCTGCTGATGGAGCGTCTCTCGGTGGACTACGGAAAGAAGTCCAAGCTGGAGTTCGCCGTGTACCCGGCTCCCCAGGTGTCCACGGCGGTGGTGGAGCCGTACAACTCCATCCTCACCACCCACACCACCCTGGAGCACTCGGATTGTGCCTTCATGGTGGACAACGAGGCCATCTACGACATCTGCCGCCGCAACCTGGACATCGAGCGCCCCTCCTACACCAACCTGAACCGCCTCATCGGCCAGATCGTGTCGTCCATCACGGCGTCGCTGCGCTTCGACGGCGCGCTCAACGTGGACCTGACGGAGTTCCAGACCAACCTGGTGCCGTACCCGCGCATCCACTTCCCTCTGGCCACCTACGCGCCCGTCATCTCGGCCGAGAAGGCCTACCACGAGCAGCTGTCGGTGGCCGACATCACCAACGCCTGCTTCGAGCCCGCCAACCAGATGGTGAAGTGCGACCCGCGCCACGGCAAGTACATGGCCTGCTGCCTGCTGTACCGCGGCGACGTGGTGCCCAAAGATGTCAACTCGGCCATCGCCACCATCAAGACCAAGCGTTCCATCCAGTTCGTGGACTGGTGCCCCACTGGCTTCAAGGTGGGCATCAACTACCAGCCGCCCACCGTGGTGCCGGGCGGAGACCTGGCCAAGGTGCAGCGCGCCGTCTGCATGCTCAGCAACACCACGGCCATCGCCGAGGCCTGGGCGCGCCTCGACCACAAGTTCGACCTGATGTACGCCAAGCGGGCCTTCGTCCACTGGTACGTGGGCGAGGGCATGGAGGAGGGCGAGTTCTCGGAGGCGCGGGAGGACATGGCGGCCCTGGAGAAGGACTACGAGGAGGTGGGGACGGACAGCGTCGGCGACGAGGACGAGGGCGAAGAGTACTGA